The Glycine soja cultivar W05 chromosome 4, ASM419377v2, whole genome shotgun sequence genomic sequence GTAAGTTACTCGGCCTTTCTTAATTTGTTTGAAAACAGAATACACTTATATTCATAAATAACTATAAACTTAATGCAAACCCTAAAATTaatgacaaataaattataGTAGGTAATTTACtgaaaatatgataaatgcATTTATTAGTGAATGCGTTGAATTAAGAACCTATAATTTAATTGtgaacattattaaaaaaaaaaaaactacgttGCCATTTGCAGCATGGAATTATCTAGAACTAGAAACGTGATGCCACTTGTTATTGAAGTCGATTACAGCATCTATTCTGTTTTACTATTTATAACTTTGCCATTTCTGACTTTTGAAAACTATCTCTGGATTTCGGTATCGCTTTGTGAAGATCGAGCAAAAGAGACGTTTTGTGGACGCAATGGTCCAAATCCGTTCTACATGAACAAATTGGTCACAATTTCcactaaaagtaaataaatggcAAGTTAAAAAAGGAATATGCATTTTACTGATTGCCTAGGTGAGCTCCAAGAGAAGTTGAATCTACACGTCTACCAACcgctaaaaaaagaaaaacattgaaTATGTAACCTGATTCCATTAGCTTTTGACTTCTTCAACAGATTCTCTACTTAGATTTCTAACAGAAATATTATTACTAGCACATCATTTTCAGTCTCACTACAGCAAAAAATCCAACGGCACAATACAGACAACAGGAGATATCAGACTACAGAGATAGATAGATGCTACTGCATGTAGTAAgttaaataaaaggaaaataaaatgtcTTGCTACCAAAACTACTACAGACTATGATGCTCACCACAGGCCAAATCCTGCAACTAGGACAGcattatcttatatatattgtacaaaACAAGCATCAAGGAACATTTGGTCTAGGCAATCAGTACCTCGTTCTACCATCACCCTCAGTTATCACATCCTTGAAGGATCCATTACTGGGAATCATCGGCAACACATGCTCCTGATGGGGCACAATGACATCAAGAAGGTAGGGGCCAGGGGTGTCCAACATTCTCTGAATTGCCGCTCTAAGCTCTTCCTTCTTCGTCACTCGCGCTGCCGGTATCCCACAAGCATCAGCAAACTTGAGCATGTTTGGGAATATGTCGCTCTCGCTAGACGGATCTCCAAGATAGGTGTGAGCTCTATTGGACTTGTAGAACCTATCCTCCCACTGAACCACCATACCCAAATGCTGATTGTTCAACAACAATATCTTAACTGGGAGATTCTCCACTCTTATAGTGGCCAACTCCTGAACATTCATGATGAAACTACCATCCCCATCAATGTCAACCACAACAGCGCCAGGGTTAGCAACAGCAGCACCAATAGCCGCAGGCAATCCAAAACCCATGGCTCCAAGACCCCCTGAGGTCAACCACTGCCTCGGTCTCTTGTACTTGTAAAATTGTGCAGCCCACATTTGATGCTGCCCAACCCCAGTACTAACAATAGCATCTCCATTAGTCAACTCATCAAGAACCTCGATAGCATGCTGCGGAGAAATCGCGTCCTGGAATGTCTTGTAACCCAATGGAAACTTGTGTTTCTGCACATTAATCTCTTCTCTCCAACCTCCAAGATCAAACTTACCCTCCACTCCTTTCTCCtccaaaatcatattaattccCTTCAAGGCCAACTTCAAATCCGCGCAAACCGACACGTGCGCCTGCTTGTTCTTCCCAATCTCGGCAGAATCAATATCAATGTGAACAATCTTAGCCCTACTAGCAAAAGCCTCAAGCTTCCCAGTAACACGGTCATCAAACCTTACCCCAAAGGCAAGCAACAAATCACTATTGTCAACAGCATAGTTAGCATAAACAGTACCATGCATACCCAGCATCTGAAGGGAATATTCATCACCAATAGGAAAAGTTCCAAGACCCATTAAAGTGCTAGCAACGGGAATACCAGTGAGTTCAACAAAGCGCCTCAATTCAGCACTGGAATTCAAACTGCCACCGCCGACGTAGAGAACGGGCTTTTGGGCCTCCATGATGAGTCTGACAATGTGTTCCAATTGGGCCTCGGCGGGGGGCCTGGGCAGCCTGGCGAGGTAACCGGGGAGGTTAACGGGCTCGTCCCAATTAGGCACGGCGAGTTGCTGCTGAACGTCTTTGGGAATGTCGATGAGGACCGGACCGGGGCGGCCGGAGGTGGCGACGAAGAAAGCCTCGGCGACGACGCGGGGGATGTCGTCGACGTCGAGGATGAGGTAGTTGTGCTTCGTGATGGATCTGCTCACCTCCACGATCGGGGTTTCTTGGAAGGCGTCGGTGCCGATCATCCGGCGGGGGACCTGGCCGGTGATGGCGACGACTGGGACGCTGTCCATTAAAGCGTCGGCGAGGCCGCTCACGAGGTTGGTGGCGCCGGGGCCGGAGGTGGCAATGCAGACGCCGGGGAGGCCGGAGGAACGCGCGTAGCCTTCGGCGGCGAAGACGCCGCCCTGCTCGTGGCGCGGGAGCACGTTGCGGATGGCGGCGGAGCGCGTGAGCGCCTGGTGGATCTCCATCGACGCACCGCCGGGGTACGCGAACACCGTCGTCACGCCCTGCCTCTCCAGCGCCTCCACAAGGATGTCCGCGCCCTTGCGAGGTTCGCCGGAGGCGAACCGTGACACGAAGGGCTCCGTGGTCGGCGCTTCCTTGGTGACGGGCGCCGCCGTGGGGGGTTTGGAGATGGAACATTTGATTTTGAGAGCGTGGTTGGGTTTGGTGAGGGTTTGATGAGAGAGAGGGAGGGTGGATCTAGTAATGCGTTTGGGGAAGGTGGGGtgtgaagaggaagaagagaatcGGGTGGTTCTGGAAGCGGTGGCCGCCATTGTGTTGTGTGGGTAGCACCAgtgagtgtgtttgtgtgtggcGATGCTTTTAGATGAAGGAGGGAGTTTTTGTTTTACCTTTTTGCCCTTGCGTTTTGTCTGTTTATGTTGGTTTTTGTGTGGGTAAAGTGGGAAGAGAAACCCACTACTTGTTCCATGGACTCAGTTACACTCGCTGCTAACTAATCAATCAGTGGTGTCGAACATCGCATGAGGTGAGAATGTTAGATAGCCACATATCACTTGCAGACAAAACAAGCAgccattttttttctcacatcTTTGTGTTGTGTTTTGCACTGCCCACCAACCCTAATATTGGAATCGGCGTAAACACTGACACTGCTGcttactttaattaattaataataatgaagtattactagtattttttttgagttttcaaccattaattttttgaagttattttttataagatgaaattaaagaatTCACTGGGATgtagaaaatttattaatttcgtTCAGaataacttttagtttttttaagtaCTAGTATCAATCAAATAGCACTGACTAGgacttttcaatttgatttaatgGTTTTAATACAAGTTGAGTTTGAGCGGAAGAATCAAGGTTGAATCCTCACATAATCAATTTTTAGAAgatgataaattttaagtagGATTAAATCATGAACTCATTATTTGATTATGATAGTtacgaaaaaaaattattaaatatatgtgaTTTGGATATTcctccaataatattttttagtctcaattatcaaataaaaatgttaactaACCATGTAATAACAACAAGATAGTCATGagttattttattcataaaacttGTTTACATGTGATTATCTCATCAAACTTTTAGATAATTTAACAAGTAAATGAGTGGTCAATGTTATTATTACATCACCAATTAATTATttgacaacaaaaattaaaaaaattaaagagtatCAAACATGCAACTCATAGATATAAGCTTAGTTGAATgattaaaagataagaaaataagagaaaggTGCATGTGAATAAATCCTCTTTgctaacaaaataaaacttttaacaaACTAGTATTTatgtacaataaaaaaatcaggCCTGCAATTCTGCAAAAACACATGGGGTGTGAGTAGAGGGGAAGAGTGTTTGGTTTTATACAAGggaataaatttgaattttttttttaggattaCAAAACAGAGAAATATTGAGTGTAATAAGTGAAAACATGAAGGAAGGATTGAGTAATTTACTCTTTTCCCTTTTGTGAGTTCTcgagcttctttttttttagctttGTGAGTGTTGATTTGTTAGAGTTTCTTATGTGCAAAGAGGGTCTTGTCCCATTTTGGAGGGTTATTTTGTCTCGGGAATGATGAGACTGCTTACTGGTGCCCATTTTAGATTCGAGACTGAACCTCATTTCTCTGGTTGTATTTGGTATTTGCAGTAACAATTTTAAGATGTTTTATTTTCTGCCATGTCTACTAAGCATGTTACCATTATTGTTGATCTCAACAAGCCATTTCGGTTTGAAGGCATGCCTTACAAGAGATGGAAACAGAAGGCGTCTTCTTCATGTCGACGTGCAAAGTTAATTTCCTTGTCATTGCTAACAAGCTTGTTCTACCACAAAATTATCTGATGCCTAACAGGAACTGCAAACCTAGAATGAAAATGACTTCATatgtaagaattttattttaaatggattatttgattatctttatgattattatattacaAGAGGTTTGAGAGGAGCcacagaaaaatggataatataCACAAACACCTAATTAAAAACTATTCTGATATTTCtcatttgtttctctttctctttctattacatcataaattttattatattttctttttctccctctCTTAAATAGCACAATTCGTATCCATGTAATATTTTTCCAGGAAAATATGACACTTGAGAGGCTGGATGAAAGAAATATGTTGTCAATCACTACCTCAAGTATCAAAAGACAACGGATAACTCTATTGAAGTTCAGTCTCACAAACTACAGAAAATTGCTCATGAAATAATCTCAGAAGGTATACATGATTTTAGATGAACAACTCCAAGTGGCtgtaataattgttaaattgcCTCCTAGCTGAAAAGATTTTAAGAACATCCTTAGGcacaaaataaaagatttcTAATTGGAGAGTATGTTTACTCGATTgcgtatatataaaatatagaagAGGAAGCccggaaaaaaaatcaaagagagaaagTTCTTCTTGTTGTCAAATCCACTTCTATTGTCCTCAAAATGAaggtaaaaatatgaaatatcaaAATTGAAAGCAGAACACCaacaataaaaatgacaatCATAATAAAAATGGACAAAACCCTCCTCGATCGTGACAGTTTAGCTGTTATAATTATGGTAAGCTTGGCCATTTGGCTAGGAATTGCCGACTTAAGGCCATTAGACAGTTTGAGAAGCTTGTTTTTAGCAATGAACATGAATAACATTCCAACTAGTGCCTATTATTCAATTCAAAAAATGATTGTACATTTGCAAGGAATGTTTGATTTCAAATGTTtgaatatcaatttttaaatgtaatattaattattcttttttatttatatatcttataatactaatgataaaaacaataaaaattaaaaaaattaatgaccatctaattaattttataaaattgatatcctcttttatttatttagtaattttttatatgtgaaAAATAACCTGCTACAACCATTATAATAAAAGGGAAGAGTACTAATATACTAGATTAGTGCACCAACCAAGCATCTCTGAAATGATGCTCACAATATGTGGGCCCTccatcataatatatatatatatatatatatatatatatatatattacaaaatttgTAAGTTAATTAGTTTCCTGTGTCCATGAGCAAGTTTTTAGATCATCAacctttgttcttttctttctttctgataattttttttgaattattattgaGGATGCTTAACTTGAGTACAGATGTGTCCAACTCAAAGCTCCATCACCCTTTGGTACATCAAATATGAAGATCCCTACGAAGTGTATGTTTAGAAAACCAGTGGTAGGACCCTGAATTTACGTTAGATCCAAAAATAagtcttttcttatttttgaaaacGTAAATTAGGTTGCGATACCGATAATTCAAACACACTCTGAGTGCTAACCAAAATTACGTGTCAATATAACATATGTGAATAAGAACCTCACTTACAATTTTAACCCATCCCAAAATAATAAAGATGTTCAGCCCACCAATCTTTTTCTATACATTACTTTTGCTTGCTCTAACCTTTGTAGAGTCTATCGTCATAAATTTAAGGTCTTTCATTTAGTTTATTTAAGTTTCGTGTTCTAATAATGTCTAGAGTCTAGACAAAGTCTTCAactctttattattataataagaaaaaactaataaagACTCCAGACAACGTGGCTCCATGTTTTACTTTTAAAGTTCCATAATgttcaattaaaaatagacatttTCTTCGCGTGCTTATGAAACCGAGCCTAGTCCGAAACTACTATGGGATCCAAACgaataaatatttagaaaaaggGACACCTTCTGGCGTGTGAATGTTGAGTAGGTCCTCCACGCGAGGAACTATATCATATACAGGgaattctttttccttttatcacATTTCACTCAAAATATTGAAGAGAGATAGTGCATCAAACtgtttacaaagataagtttGATTCTCTTTCTCAAGAtagtattttttcattttttaaaattcattgaatttataaataaaattttatattttatttcttctatatttatataattatatctactgattttattttttataatttatttccaaTGACTTAACGTGTTGAATATGACTTTAATCCtttatgtaaattaaattaaaaagtcacaataaatattttttttaatacgaacagaataagattttttactttagtatctttattttttgtgcATTATTTgcttctattaataaaaatcataggctttgtaaggaaaaaaattatattttctttcgtAATCCTTCAACATCCAAAATAACTAGTTTCTAATTGTTGAACCGGAGGATAATTCTAatgcacacaaaaaaaaatctattattattattatcgcaatgtaattttatttacaatttattattaaatttgctTAATTGCATTTTAACATTAACTTTATAAAAGAGTAAAATCAGCGCAATAATATTAGAATTTACAGTAtgcaaataaatttgaaaaataaattaatttaaattataaaactagtCGTTCAACGAGCTCGAAGTgacaaatttcattttgtaaTTACGTATTCCATTCATTTAGTTGTATAAGCTAGCTAACGCTTACATAACTAAATCTAATTGAACAatcattcaattttaaataagtacaaggatattattaataattaataacataataatgCAAGGAGGAGTAAGTGGGCCCTCTGCTGTAACTTCAGTCTATGTCatatttcaaattgatttatgaAAAAGGATAAAGTGGCATGCATACGGTGCGGTTACTGGCATCATAATAAATAGTACAACAAttgatgtattattttttattagtgtaattttttacataacttaatttaaaaaataaatttaacctgtaattacgtaataaattattttgattttgttaattttcaaattttagagaTATTTTTTCCAATGTTCATtagttagtgatttttttttcacgttaagtaaaatattaaaaacattttcatatattttaaattgttgaaATCAAGAACGAAAAATAAATTGATGCACTATGGATATTAATCAAATTTCAAGTACCTCTtgaacaaattttattattttatcattatattttcaTCAAATAGATCCGTGGCTCTCCAAGAAGCTCTCTCTTGGATAAAAGATATGCAGCTGCAGAATGTAGTTGTTGAACATCCTGTATCcgttctttataatattaagaatatgtttatcatatttttacaAGAGTTTAATGCGTAAGTAATCacactataaaataattttatattattatttaattataaattatcatttgaattattttaaaataattattttaaaagttaataaacttattatattcaATGAACTGTGATTAAacaattacataaaaataaattaatctttttctctttttacaaATTCCTCATAGTTttcctctttctcttcttcgtGTGACTAAATTGAAATGTGAGAGTAAGAGGTGTGGGTGGGTTTTCAGAGTGTTAAGCTCCTTGATAGGTCTTATGGGTCCTCATCCATTCTAACTCTAACCTTGTTAGTCTTGGAGTTGCTATGGTCCCATTGAAATTGTCTTTGATCCCTACTAAGGGATGGatagtttttttattctgaGAATGTGCTTTTTTCATTCAATGTCTAAATTCATATCCCCTTATCACAATAAAATTGTGATTtcatttgtataatatataatgaaatCACAAGTTTATTGTACTTTTTTTAACCACTCGAAATATAACAACAAAACTACGAttctattgttattttttttggcacCCCCCTTAGCACAATGGAACCTCGATTCCGTTGTTTAAGTTATTTTAGATttcgttgtttttttttagcatCCCATGATTCTATTGTgataaaaaacttaaacaatGAAATCAAGATcatgtcatattttttaaaaaaaatgaataaaaaggaaaaaaaaatacattctgtgtttttttattgattgagcACTGCAACACTGTACTTATTGACTGAAcactattttttcttatacataTTGACTGAACACTATTTTGTTCTTATACACATAGTAACTGTATTAAATATAGACGCATTCTAAATAGTCTATATTGTCATACCAAAGCCATCACATTATCCTCTACCTTGAAAACCTCTACCTCTAAAGCCACCTCTGCCCTAGTAACCACTTCTCCAGTTCCTAGCACCTATTCCATCAGAATTTTCATTTGAACCTTCATTTACACCATCATCgcttgaggcatttgttgtgtTCCAATTGTTATAGCTTCTCCAAGTGGTGTTTTGATTAGCATCATCAGatccaaaattataatttttacttttctttcccTGGTTAGAATCTTTATTTCTAGGATCCCTGAACTCCAATTAGAATTCTTGCTTTCATTCCCGACACTCCAAGAGGATTTGTTAGAGTTCTAATTGCTATTGCTTGGATCAAAAGCCTAGTTACCATTGTTCCCAGAGTTCCAATTCCTTTTCTTGCCATGATATTCACCGTATTGTTGAAAGCATAGAGAGTGTACATGTCGTTGAATATTGCAACATGATTCCATCACCTGAAGGGGTATTGTTTGAATGTGCTAGTGATTCTAAAGTCTTCAGAATAAATGAGGATATGTTGCTTGACGCTTTAAGGAAAACCAATTACTGACACCATCGGAGGCAATAGAATTTTACTTGACCTTTTTTACCGCCAACCTGTTTATGTATTGATGATTGTGTTGCATATGAATGTATGAAGCTTAAATGCAACGTTGATGTGGAAAAcatgtttttcatctttttggaATTTAGTAGCAAAGGTTCGATACATTTAATGCAACTTTTGGTCAATCTCCAGATGAAGTCCTTGCCTCGCTGTGCAAACCAATAAAACCCAGATATGTTAATGAGATCATTGCTTCGATGTGTGATAAATCTTTGTAGTCATGTTCTTactttataaaa encodes the following:
- the LOC114409949 gene encoding acetolactate synthase 1, chloroplastic-like; this translates as MAATASRTTRFSSSSSHPTFPKRITRSTLPLSHQTLTKPNHALKIKCSISKPPTAAPVTKEAPTTEPFVSRFASGEPRKGADILVEALERQGVTTVFAYPGGASMEIHQALTRSAAIRNVLPRHEQGGVFAAEGYARSSGLPGVCIATSGPGATNLVSGLADALMDSVPVVAITGQVPRRMIGTDAFQETPIVEVSRSITKHNYLILDVDDIPRVVAEAFFVATSGRPGPVLIDIPKDVQQQLAVPNWDEPVNLPGYLARLPRPPAEAQLEHIVRLIMEAQKPVLYVGGGSLNSSAELRRFVELTGIPVASTLMGLGTFPIGDEYSLQMLGMHGTVYANYAVDNSDLLLAFGVRFDDRVTGKLEAFASRAKIVHIDIDSAEIGKNKQAHVSVCADLKLALKGINMILEEKGVEGKFDLGGWREEINVQKHKFPLGYKTFQDAISPQHAIEVLDELTNGDAIVSTGVGQHQMWAAQFYKYKRPRQWLTSGGLGAMGFGLPAAIGAAVANPGAVVVDIDGDGSFIMNVQELATIRVENLPVKILLLNNQHLGMVVQWEDRFYKSNRAHTYLGDPSSESDIFPNMLKFADACGIPAARVTKKEELRAAIQRMLDTPGPYLLDVIVPHQEHVLPMIPSNGSFKDVITEGDGRTRY